The DNA region GCGTGTCAATGAGAAGAcgtaataaagagagagagagagagagagaaagagagaaagggaaagagagagagagagagagagaaagaaggcaGACTGTTTCACATTAAGAGTATGAAATAACAAGACGCGTGTAACAGTAAGCTTAGCAGCAATGATGACAGTGGTAACGTCAAAGCAACGACACAACAAAAGCAGGAACAGtcgcagtagcagtagcagcaagAGTGTAGTATGGAAAGAGGGtggagaggaaaataaaatagtagaaaaagaggaagagagagagagagagagacagagacagagagagagagagagagagagcagagagGATGCGCCAAAAGCCGACACCGCTAAGACGGCGCGTTTATTTTGGGGGGGCAAATGAAAATGCGCAGGGCACACGCAAAAGAGAGAGCACCGTCGGGGGGGCCGTGAAGCTCATGACCGAAGAGAAGGGTATCGCGAGGAGAGTCATGGAGCAGGCCCAGTGAAAATCGCGAGTTGCGTACGCACCTTGTGTGTCCCGTGAGTGGTCACCCGGTGTTACACAGGGAGAGGGCTCAGGGCGCTTCGCGTCTGCGGGGAGACAGCCGTCGCGGGCTATAACCGcacacgctctctctctcagcaccaccaccaccaccaccaccacgcCCCACGCGAGCGTATCGCAGcggtcatcgtcgtcgtcgacgtcgtcgtcgtcgtcgtctccgTCTCTGTCTCCGTCAACGTTGTCCTTTTCGTCGGTCGTTACGCGACTCGTGCACTGCGCGTTCCGTGACAGACTTCGAAGGCGAACTACGACGAcgagtttcttttctctctgagAAAGGGTCGCCGGACGCGCCGGATCCGGGAGAAGCCTAACTCGGCCGCGCGCGCGAAAATCTCGAAGACCCTCCTCTCCTCACCACCACCTTTCGTCCTCGCTATTACTCGCGCCTTCTTCGTCGCTCCGCGCCACAACAACGCGCACGACGACCGCCATGGACACCATGGCTAGTTTCgacggcggcggtggcggtggcggtggcggtggcagCGGCGGCGGCAGCGTCGTCGACGGACGTATCGATCGGTTGCGAGTCTGTCTCCGCTGctgccgtcgtcgtcgccacCTCCACTGTCGCTTTACACGCGCCACTACGCGcctcctttctttcctatatccttccttcccttctttctttctatcttgctTCCTGCTTCTCAGCCTGCCTGTCTGCCTGCCCACCCGCTTTCTTTGCCCACTCGTCAGGACACACGAGCGTAATAATATGAACGTACACAtgagggagaaggaaagaacgcGCCAGCATCGAGGAGGGCGGCCATCTTGAGCGAGCCTGCGCGGTGCACTCCAAGCAGACGATGCAAAATTTACCTTTATTTCGCGAATGCGCGTTGCATCGCCATCCTCGCGCCGCGCAATGACAACTTACGTTACGTTTGATTCTGACTTTTTCATCGACACTTACCGTTTTCTCCTTAGATTCCATGAAATGCCACTGCTGATCCTCGAAACGCGAACaccatatacatgtataagaGTCTGGAATAATGCGATTGGTTCGAAGCAATGCGATACGCGTCATGGCGGCCGTCGTACCTAACTTCTCATTGGCGCCTGAAACACGTGActcaatttcttcatttttcccTGAAACGAtagtgtctctctctttctccctctgtTGATCGTGTGATCTGTAACCTACAAATATGTTTATGCGCGTTTAAAATTCACGCGTTTGAcggtattattttatcaacgtTCATTATTACTGTcgttgcttttttattttttcactcaTAATGGTGTTCGTAAATACGTATTTGTTGAGGACTATCGACATCATGTTGTAAAATCTAAggtttttttttgatcgagaTGTCAATCAAAGTGTGTGTGCATCAAAAGATGCGTCATTGTTtaagtttgtttttatttaaatactcGACTTTGTATTATTGCGTGATGCCcgttcaatatttataacgtatcaatttctttttttcttaatggtGCATGTTGTTGGTTTTGTTTTGTGATTGAGTAATCTTTTGGtgatattttttgaaagaaacatGTAATGTGCGCATTAAAAGGTGGAAAAAACGAGTTGTATTCCTTTTTACACAGTCACAACTACAAATGtaacaatataaaagtatattattaaaataataattaatagctTAAATTGCTGTAaagcaattttatatatcacatCTCGGGTGGGATGAATTACAAACTAAAcacattgatattttttttttgtggcATTAACTAAttggattattaattttatgcaTATTTTAGATGTTTCTTTaaatgtttcatatttttctaaaggATATGaaacctatatttttttttctcaatattttcGGATAAATGTCAATAGTTTTGTTAATCCAACTAGTTATAAAGATAATACCACTGTCCAGAAGtatgtttcatttttaagCCCAAGGCTTATTTTTGTTACATAATTTTCCAAACCATCCGGGATCACAAAGGCACGTATTATCAGGTTGACAAGTTCCATTTCTGCAAGCTCTTGTGCAAGGTGATCGTTGCGGCGAACGTCTACCTATTTCACAGTGATCGCCTTTAAAGCCAGCAGGACATCGacatatattatttcctttacaTTTACCTCCATTCAGACAAGGAATAACACATTTTGCTAAACATAAACAATTACATTTCCAGAgttgttataaattatattataccgATAGGGTTACGTCTATaacatcgaataaaattacttACAAAATTCGCAATGTAAACCAAAGTAACCTTTGGGACATTCGCAAGTATCTTTTTGTACACATTTTCCAccatttaaacatttttctgaACAAATAcctgaaagaaatataaacgatagatatttatatctttgagatatatgtttttatatatctttatgtatatatgtacatctttttatattataattatataacaggtattatttgttattaattattttcagaatATTATCAAcattgataaagaaaatgcTGCACCTACGCCAATTCGGATTACGATTATATAGCACATCCGCTGCAACTTCAACCACTAAAGCAGGAAAACTTTTAGATTCTATTATAAGAGTAAATCATGCTGGAGAGTTGGCAGCTGATAGAATATATGCAGGGCAAATGGCTATTTTGGGTATaggaattttttgaaaaattatattgcatTGTCagatttttcttgtttttttacttCAACGCATGTTGCtttaatcattatataaaacagGCAATACTCCAAAGGGTCCAATGATTCAGCATATGTGGgatcaagagaaaaaacatcGTGCCAAATTTGAAGAATTAATTCGAAAGTATCGTGCGCGACCCACTGTATTTGTACCTGTTTGGAATATAGCTGGATTTCTTCTTGGTGCTGGAACAGCGTTAATGGGAGAGAAAGCAGCTATGGCGTGTACCGTAGCTGTCGAAACTGTCATTGTAGAGCATTATAATGATCAATTACGTAACTTAATGGAAACTGGTGAAGTCATAGACAAAGAATTATTAGATACGATTAAAACTTTTCGCGATGAAGAACAAGAGCATCACGATACGGGATTAGAGCATGGAGCGGAACAAGCTCCTTTTTATGCAACTCTCACAGATATAATAAAGTTTGGCTGTAAAACCGCGATTACTATTTCTAAAGTagtctaaattatattaatttcaatggtagtttatgtttatgtatgtagaaGTCATTTGTTACTCTTTTAATATCGCATGacatatgttaaataaatattttttgttaatagttattatttaaaaaagtttgTATAAATTTGCGTACCCCCTTCGCAGTAAGGTCCTTGAAATCCAGGAGGGCACGAACATACGCCGGGAGCAGTACAGTTGCCACCATTCATACAATTTGGATAGCAGAGTGCTTTTTTACAATGAGGTGGACCCAAATAACCGTCGGGGCAAGGCCCAGGATTTGGTTCtaaaatttaaaacaaaagagatctgtgatttttctttttctaatttcttctctttttttttttttttataaattatttttcaaagtttcaaTCAAAATCATAAGGAAATTAGTaaagaacgaaaatgaaaagaacaaTGAATTGCATTTGTTCATTTGATGAGAGactatttattttgatatataacaaataaaagtacgtatgtaaattAAGGAATAACGTAGCAAACATTGAATATACTTACCGCGTAAGTTGCATTCTTTTCTTAAACTAAGATGAAGCGGTGTTCCGTTCAATGGTTTACCTTTCCGCGTTTCAATCATTAAACCAATTCCAAATTGTGCTACTCCTGAATTATTTCCAGTACAAGGTAATAAAACGCTAAAttctataatacaaaaaaaaagaaaataattatttaaaaaaataaagagctaattttataataaactttGTAAACATGGATCGTGATCTTTACCCTTTGCTCTTTTCGGTACTCGTCCTTGGGTTTTAATCGTGATCGATGGAGTTTTGAGAATTGATTCATCAAAAGATTTCAGTCgataaaagttataataatatttttttacaccAGATTTCCATGTAAAGTTTACGTACGATACTTCGCTAGGAATAATCGGCAGCTTATTTTCAAATTCTGGATCCAAAAGATATGATAAAACAATGCCCTCCGAAATAACATAGATCTCCATTTCAACacctaataaaaataatatcgattttttgtaagaatttataaaacaatatatatttcataataacacgatagaaaaaaaaaattagatccGAGAAAGGATCGATACCATGATGTTCTGTATAGGCATTGAAATCACTGATCCAATGGTAAAACACATAATATATCGCGTAATGATATAATAAGTGATtgtaatgtatttaatataatatattaataacattatcaACGACAAAGAGCATATAGCCtttttatatgcaaaaataatgCTCAATGCGTAACAAATTTGTCGAagttttttttcccttattctttctctcacgcatacacacaaatataaaaaaaaaaaaaaaaacagatcaATAACTAAAAAGTTATTCTCGAAACagttttcatttcgatttacaataacaaaattttgacgaaaagaaacgacgaaatataaaacgataaataagaCTTCCCAGCAGTGTTACTCAATTCTTCGAATAGAAGTTTATTTTAATTGGAAAATGcgatatagaataataaaaactacGTACATCGTGATTTCatcttttcgataaaataattcactTACCGCTGAACATTTTGATTTGCTGTTGGTCGATCCAAAGCGATATATCACTGGACGGTTTATGACCATTACCAGAacgatgatggtgatgatgccTGGCCATAGTAGtgtcgaaaataaataaagcgatCACCGCCAAGGTAAGGGCGGCTGTCGCCCACCGCATAATCATTTATGAAAGGCTCTAAGCGCTTTTTCCGTCAGGTGTTACGCGCCTTTCCTAAAATCTCTCCACCCCCGCCCTTATTCTATTCTCCCCACCACTTTCTACCAATCTCTCAGCccacgcgcgcacgcacgcacgtacgatGACGTACGCACGCGAGCGtgctttctccttttctcttctttctttctctcaccaccgactccttttttttgtccttttttatattcctcgtcgtcgtcgttcttgtcgccgtcgtcgtaattatcgttgttgttatcgttatcgttgtcgtcgtcgtcgtcgtcgtcgttgttgtcgtgataacgataataatgatgacgataatgacgataacgatgacgacgatgatgacgatgacgatgacggtCGTCGTTGCCaccgtcgcgtcgcgtcgcgtcgcgcaCTTgagagagcgcgcgcgcgcgcgccttgATTCGCCGCGTGAAATGGGCTTTTCACGGGCGTGGGACCGGTCGCCACTTCAATAAGATAAT from Vespula vulgaris chromosome 8, iyVesVulg1.1, whole genome shotgun sequence includes:
- the LOC127065713 gene encoding protein shifted, coding for MIMRWATAALTLAVIALFIFDTTMARHHHHHRSGNGHKPSSDISLWIDQQQIKMFSGVEMEIYVISEGIVLSYLLDPEFENKLPIIPSEVSYVNFTWKSGVKKYYYNFYRLKSFDESILKTPSITIKTQGRVPKRAKEFSVLLPCTGNNSGVAQFGIGLMIETRKGKPLNGTPLHLSLRKECNLREPNPGPCPDGYLGPPHCKKALCYPNCMNGGNCTAPGVCSCPPGFQGPYCEGGICSEKCLNGGKCVQKDTCECPKGYFGLHCEFSKCVIPCLNGGKCKGNNICRCPAGFKGDHCEIGRRSPQRSPCTRACRNGTCQPDNTCLCDPGWFGKLCNKNKPWA
- the LOC127065717 gene encoding 5-demethoxyubiquinone hydroxylase, mitochondrial, producing the protein MLHLRQFGLRLYSTSAATSTTKAGKLLDSIIRVNHAGELAADRIYAGQMAILGNTPKGPMIQHMWDQEKKHRAKFEELIRKYRARPTVFVPVWNIAGFLLGAGTALMGEKAAMACTVAVETVIVEHYNDQLRNLMETGEVIDKELLDTIKTFRDEEQEHHDTGLEHGAEQAPFYATLTDIIKFGCKTAITISKVV